The proteins below are encoded in one region of Bdellovibrio bacteriovorus:
- a CDS encoding MFS transporter, with product MSSSASSSHSLSKSLILLLGLAVGVVAANLYYAQPLVGLISKALNLDPSLAGLVVTLTQVGYGLGVLMIVPLADILENRKLILTMILLTTVSLLGLAFATSLIPYFLAALAVGLGASTVQVIVPYAAHLAPEATRGRVVGSLMSGLMIGIMLSRPISSLLTDLFSWHAVFYFSAALMLLLGLALYKLLPERQPTNTGIRYSKLMASMGNLFAETPVLRRRAIYQAFMFGAFSLFWTTTPLLLVEEFHLSQTAIALFALAGVAGAVSAPLAGRMADKGFSRQATTVAMISASVSFLITHIFAPGSGWALAILVFAAILLDAGITANLVLGQRAIFSLSAELRGRLNGLYVATIFVGGAVGSYVGAWAYAHGGWMLTSWVGFLFPLLAFIYFGTEWLTGFQKVSQ from the coding sequence ATGTCTTCCTCTGCTTCCTCCTCTCATTCGCTTTCTAAATCTCTTATATTGCTTTTAGGCCTGGCGGTCGGTGTTGTCGCCGCTAACCTTTATTATGCGCAGCCTCTGGTGGGGCTTATCAGCAAGGCTCTCAATCTAGATCCTTCTTTGGCGGGCTTGGTTGTGACTCTGACTCAAGTGGGTTACGGACTGGGTGTCCTTATGATCGTTCCCCTGGCCGATATTCTTGAAAATCGAAAACTGATTTTGACAATGATCTTGCTAACGACCGTTAGCTTACTGGGCTTGGCCTTCGCGACAAGTTTGATTCCCTATTTTCTTGCGGCCTTAGCCGTGGGATTAGGTGCTTCAACGGTGCAAGTGATCGTGCCTTATGCGGCTCACTTAGCGCCCGAAGCAACACGCGGTCGTGTCGTAGGAAGTCTGATGAGCGGATTGATGATTGGTATTATGCTGTCGCGTCCTATTTCGAGCCTTCTGACGGATTTATTTTCTTGGCACGCGGTTTTTTATTTTTCTGCCGCTTTGATGCTCTTACTAGGGTTAGCACTTTATAAACTTCTGCCCGAAAGACAACCTACCAATACGGGTATTCGCTATTCGAAGTTGATGGCATCCATGGGAAATCTGTTTGCAGAAACTCCCGTTTTAAGAAGACGCGCGATCTACCAAGCCTTCATGTTTGGCGCTTTTTCATTGTTCTGGACAACGACGCCTTTATTACTTGTTGAAGAGTTTCATCTTTCTCAAACAGCCATTGCTCTTTTTGCATTGGCCGGAGTCGCAGGTGCGGTGTCTGCCCCCCTTGCTGGACGTATGGCCGATAAAGGATTCAGTCGACAAGCTACGACCGTTGCTATGATTTCTGCGTCAGTGTCATTTCTGATAACACATATTTTTGCGCCAGGTTCGGGATGGGCGTTAGCTATTCTTGTGTTCGCAGCGATCTTATTGGATGCAGGCATCACGGCGAACTTGGTTTTGGGTCAGCGTGCGATTTTTTCTCTCTCGGCTGAGCTTCGGGGTCGCCTCAACGGTCTTTATGTTGCGACGATTTTTGTGGGTGGAGCCGTGGGCAGCTACGTCGGTGCGTGGGCTTATGCGCATGGAGGATGGATGCTCACTTCGTGGGTGGGTTTCTTATTCCCACTGCTCGCATTTATTTATTTCGGAACCGAGTGGTTGACGGGATTTCAAAAGGTCTCGCAATAA
- a CDS encoding ArsR/SmtB family transcription factor gives MLDIYLTMETIDHPKLKDISLEQVLKALGDPVRLSVVKQLLKDPEGEIACGSFDYSVTKATFSHHMQILREAGVTRSRQDGTKKLVSLRLDELEKRFPGLIEVILTTR, from the coding sequence ATGTTAGATATTTATCTAACAATGGAAACTATCGATCATCCGAAACTTAAAGATATCAGTTTGGAACAAGTGCTAAAAGCACTCGGGGATCCTGTGCGTCTCTCCGTTGTAAAGCAGCTCTTGAAGGATCCTGAAGGTGAAATTGCTTGTGGATCTTTTGACTACTCCGTGACAAAGGCGACGTTTTCTCATCATATGCAAATTTTGCGTGAAGCGGGTGTGACTCGCAGTCGCCAAGACGGGACGAAAAAGCTTGTGTCTTTGCGCCTTGACGAACTGGAAAAAAGATTTCCCGGCTTAATTGAAGTGATTCTTACGACTAGATAG